The sequence ATTATCCGATGCAGATGACGATCCAACCTGGAAGTGAAGAAGAAGCAAGGTATATATGGCTGTTAGTGAATGGACCGAATTGAAGCTTAGTGTAAACCGGCAGAAACGTTTCCTGCCGGTTTAATCATGTTTACTATATTTCTCGCTTGGCGGGAGATGTTTTCAACAATCGAATCCGTAACAATAAAACTCCGCATTTTCTTTCGGAATAGTCTTTTTTCTGGATTGAATCTAAATGAGAAGAGTACGTTTTAATAACAACAAGAAAGAGAGTCTCTGAAAGGTAAATAAGCATTGCTTCAGATTTAGGGTTATTCCACAATCCGGCGCATTTGTTGAATATTTGAATACCGAAATAATAAGGAAGTGCTTAGTTTTCCAATGAACTAAGCACTTCTTTAGGTGAAAAATATTGTTACTTATATCAACCGTCGTGCTAATAATCCTCTTACTTGAGTACGAATTCGAATACTTGTCGTTCCGTCACTGCATTAAACGGAGTACATATTGATTATTATTTGTTTTTTCTAAAATAAAAAGTCACCATTTGGTATCTTCAAGTGTGTTAAGTAGTGAAAGGAGTTGAGGAATGTTGCAACAAGTTTGGTCGGATGAACTAGATGTAGAGCGAATTGTCGATACATACGGCAATATGTTGTTTAGGATATGTCTCGTTCTATTGTCCAATGAGAGAGATGCAGAGGATGTCGTTCAGGACTCTTTTATTACTTATCTAACGAAATCTCCAACTTTTAACGATTTAGAACATGAGAAAGCATGGTTAATAACGATTGCCACGAATCGCTGCAAGAATATGAGAAGGTACAATATTATTCGTAAACATATGGATATCAATGATTTACAGCTATATTCTAAGAATGATAAAAACCATGGTTTACTCGACCATCTAATGAGATTACCAACTAAACAAAAAATCGTCTTGTTACTTCATTATGTGGAGGGCTATAAAGTGGATGAAATAGCAAAAATCCTTACCATTACTTCGTCGGCAGTGAAAAAGCGGTTGCAACGGGGAAGAGAGCTACTTCGGGAAAGATATCGAAAGGAGAATGAATATGGACTTTGAGAAGATCAAAGATGCAGTTACTTCTATTGAAATGTCAAATGCTATGGAGGATCGTTTGAAAGAGAATATTGGAAAGAGAAAATCGGGCCAAGTATATTTTAAAAGATGGATCCCGGTAGCGAGTGCATTTGCAATCCTAATGGCGATTATGATGGGAGTTCCATATTTTAATAAGGACGGGGAGTTCCAAGTAGCCAATTTTACAATCACCGCTTATGCGTTAAGTGATGATGAAAATCAGTTGAATACACCGATTACCTCAGAACAAGCTGTTATTGAATTAGCAACAGGAGATAGAATGGGTATTGCCAGTATTGGCGGCGATGGATATAGATTGATTTTTACAGATGTAATGCTCAAAATAGCTGGGGAACAGATTGATTCAATTACGTATAAGATGAGCAAAGGCGAATTTGTAGAGGATTTTAAGTTTACATCTAAAAAGCATCCAAGCACTGAGTGGTTGAGAGAGGAAAAGATAAAATTCATTATTAGTGAGCCTAACTCAGGTGTATACGAAGGTATAAAGGAAATCGGGAATACGTACACAGTTAACTATAATGAACAGGAAAACTATAAATATACACTTGCAATTCCTCACGATGGCAATAATGTAATAGCTGACGACGTAATTATCAACGTACATGTAAAATATACAGATGGCACCTCTGAACAACAAGACATTCTTGTAACGCAAGAAGGAAATTCTATTTCGTTGAAGCTTAATTAACATAATCAAGATGATGGTACCACAAGTTTTTGGTGGAAAAAGCTACATGATGGATCAAGGGTGCGTTAATGGAACATTGACTTGAAACAAACGATCCAGAAAATGTTGCATGTATACTGTTGCTTTTCGTTCCGACGTATGCTGTCCAAGCGAGTTACGAAGAACTCGCTTTGCCTTAATTTCTGTGTTCTTTACAGAAAGCTCGAAAAGCTACCGCTTTATCTTGCAAAAGCCGTTCATCGTTACGGCTTTTGATAATCCCGCTGGAGTCGCCCGTCTTCCGCTCCAAGCAACGAAAAGTAGTTTCTAGTAAGTGTATATTCAAGAATTGGGTCATTATGTAAAAAAACCTGATATCCGTTCGATCTATGCTACAATGAAAGTGAATCGTCTAAAAACTTTAACTTTGAAATATGTGGAGGTCGTATTTTTGCTGCTTTATTTTTGATATATCTTCGCTCTAATTCACAACTATTAAAATTAGGAGCTGATATATGATGTTATATAGGAACTCACTTGATAGTATTTCACCGGATATGTTAAATGGTTTTTTTGAAGGATGGCCAAATCCACCTAATCCAGAAACTCACTTAAAACTGTTGAAAAACAGCAGTAGAGTAGTTATTGCATTAGATGATAAAACAAATCAAGTCATTGGATTTATTACCGCAATTAGTGATAGCGTTCTATCTGCTTACATTCCACTTCTTGAAGTGTTACCAGAATACAAAAATAAAGGTATAGGTATAGAATTGGTAAACAGAATGTTAAAGGAACTTGATCATATATATATGGTTGATTTATGTTGTGACGATGACCTAGTCCCTTATTATGAAAAGTTTAATATGATGAGGTCAAATGGTATGGTGTTGAGAAACTATAAAATGCAAGCTGGAATATGAAAAATAATTATAATAAAAACGCTTGGGCAGATCTCCAAGCGTTTTTGTCTATTGAATTCGCATAAAAATCTCCATTAATGATATTCGGTATTATACTATCTAGTAAAACTCTGGAATAAGGATTTGAACCCATTTAACAATACGATTGGGCCATTTAGTTAACTAAGGCTTATGGGTTTATGTAGAATTTACCGAAACATGGGAAGGAATTTAAATGAAAAAATGTATTTTACTAATGCTATTTTGTTTTATCTTAATTCTATCTGCTTGTTCTCAAAGTGAAGAAGATACACGGGATTATTCGGGAATTATTGGAGAAGGGAAAACTTTAGGTTATGAGTACATCGTAACAAAAGAACAAAATAATTTTTCTTGGAACGTCGGCTACAAAGGGGATATATCTATAATTGAAGAGGATACTGTCAATAAAGATGATTTAGTAAAATATATGAATGCTGTTAATGATAGTAAAATGTTATTAGTAAAACTAATTGTATCGGTATCATACTTTTTAATTGTTATTATAACAACGCTTATCCTTTATAAGAAAAATAGAAAAATGCTTAAAGACGGCGGTATAATTATAACTATGTTAGCAGGTATTGCAATATATATTGCCTTCAAAGCATCATTTGATTTAAGTAGTTCATTACAAGGTGCAAAATACTACTATTTGATATTAACTAAT is a genomic window of Sporosarcina oncorhynchi containing:
- a CDS encoding RNA polymerase sigma factor; the protein is MLQQVWSDELDVERIVDTYGNMLFRICLVLLSNERDAEDVVQDSFITYLTKSPTFNDLEHEKAWLITIATNRCKNMRRYNIIRKHMDINDLQLYSKNDKNHGLLDHLMRLPTKQKIVLLLHYVEGYKVDEIAKILTITSSAVKKRLQRGRELLRERYRKENEYGL
- a CDS encoding GNAT family N-acetyltransferase codes for the protein MLYRNSLDSISPDMLNGFFEGWPNPPNPETHLKLLKNSSRVVIALDDKTNQVIGFITAISDSVLSAYIPLLEVLPEYKNKGIGIELVNRMLKELDHIYMVDLCCDDDLVPYYEKFNMMRSNGMVLRNYKMQAGI